A region of Sugiyamaella lignohabitans strain CBS 10342 chromosome A, complete sequence DNA encodes the following proteins:
- the FUN12 gene encoding translation initiation factor eIF5B (Translation initiation factor eIF5B; GTPase that promotes Met-tRNAiMet binding to ribosomes and ribosomal subunit joining; promotes GTP-dependent maturation of 18S rRNA by Nob1p; protein abundance increases in response to DNA replication stress; homolog of bacterial IF2; GO_component: GO:0005737 - cytoplasm [Evidence IDA] [PMID 22842922]; GO_component: GO:0022627 - cytosolic small ribosomal subunit [Evidence IDA] [PMID 9624054]; GO_component: GO:0033290 - eukaryotic 48S preinitiation complex [Evidence IDA] [PMID 17242201]; GO_component: GO:0005739 - mitochondrion [Evidence IDA] [PMID 14576278]; GO_component: GO:0005739 - mitochondrion [Evidence IDA] [PMID 16823961]; GO_component: GO:0030687 - preribosome, large subunit precursor [Evidence IDA] [PMID 23212245]; GO_function: GO:0005525 - GTP binding [Evidence IEA,IEA]; GO_function: GO:0005525 - GTP binding [Evidence IDA] [PMID 21335519]; GO_function: GO:0003924 - GTPase activity [Evidence IEA]; GO_function: GO:0003924 - GTPase activity [Evidence IMP,ISS] [PMID 12471154]; GO_function: GO:0003924 - GTPase activity [Evidence IDA,IMP] [PMID 19029250]; GO_function: GO:0000166 - nucleotide binding [Evidence IEA]; GO_function: GO:0005515 - protein binding [Evidence IPI] [PMID 10982835]; GO_function: GO:0043022 - ribosome binding [Evidence IDA] [PMID 21335519]; GO_function: GO:0003743 - translation initiation factor activity [Evidence IEA]; GO_function: GO:0003743 - translation initiation factor activity [Evidence IDA] [PMID 12008673]; GO_function: GO:0003743 - translation initiation factor activity [Evidence IDA] [PMID 9624054]; GO_function: GO:0031369 - translation initiation factor binding [Evidence IDA] [PMID 10982835]; GO_process: GO:0006184 - GTP catabolic process [Evidence IEA]; GO_process: GO:0001732 - formation of translation initiation complex [Evidence IDA] [PMID 12008673]; GO_process: GO:0001732 - formation of translation initiation complex [Evidence IMP] [PMID 17242201]; GO_process: GO:0000462 - maturation of SSU-rRNA from tricistronic rRNA transcript (SSU-rRNA, 5.8S rRNA, LSU-rRNA) [Evidence IMP] [PMID 22751017]; GO_process: GO:0006446 - regulation of translational initiation [Evidence IMP] [PMID 12507428]; GO_process: GO:0042255 - ribosome assembly [Evidence IMP] [PMID 22770215]; GO_process: GO:0006412 - translation [Evidence IEA]; GO_process: GO:0006413 - translational initiation [Evidence IEA]): MYMTNEAEDFGSPSPAPEAEEPVSKEPEEGNLADEFGDGGLLGALKRSRKRKDQKKEQEEAEQAEKAAADAAAAAVTVKSKKEKEKEKKEREKAKKKAQAERKKTAPAVEKKPKASSPGPESTTSSTTSSTTTSSAPAKKKTGKSAIAAALQKQIAARKAAEEAQKLAEEEELRKIEEEEKRLAEEERLREEARQKKKEKEKAKREELKAAGKFLTKKQKEQIALQEKRRQDLLASGVKVEGLSGAVEKPKKVVYGKKKSTKKSAIEGVAQEATPEATPEATPEPESVSATATKEVEPVAAATPEVEEEEALIDDWEAAIDSDGEVKDNWEALDDEEEEKKEAEEAKVEAAKTETKAAEAKKGNAAVKENGTSKDAGASDAAAKAAHDAAEAAHNADEDSLQKAVAKASKRQALINEKREERERKAIAGASASNLRSPICCILGHVDTGKTKLLDKVRQTNVQEGEAGGITQQIGATYFPIDAIEQKTAVMKQFVNVQYNVPGLLVIDTPGHESFSNLRSRGSSLCNIAILVVDIMHGLEPQTIESIRLLRDRKTPFVVALNKIDRLYDWESTPNNSFRDSFAKQKRSVKSEFQDRLEKTKLAFAEQGFNSELYFQNDNLSKTLSLVPTSAITGEGIPDLLYLLLELTQSRMSKQLMYLSQLEATVLEVKVIEGLGTTIDVVLSNGILREGDRIVLCGQNGPIATNVRALLTPQPLRELRLKSAYVHHKEVKAALGVKIAANDLEHAVAGSRLLLVGPDDDEEELMDDVMDDLTGLLDSVDKSGRGVCVQASTLGALEALLDFLKDMKIPVMSIAIGPVYKRDVMRATTMLEKAKEYALMLCFDVKIDKEAQQYADEQGIKIFTADIIYHLFDDFTKYQKELLDQRKKDHMHEAIYPCILKTIQVINNRHPMIVGVDVVEGSIRVGTPISVVKTDPVTNQKNIVNLGTVQSLEVNHKTVDIVRKGQTNAGVAVRLEAPSGIPPTWGRHMDESDPLYSHITRKSIDMLKDPAFRNDVPREDWLLIKHLKPFFDIK, from the coding sequence aTGTACATGACCAACGAAGCTGAAGATTTCGGGTCGCCATCGCCTGCTCCCGAAGCTGAGGAGCCTGTTTCAAAAGAGCCAGAAGAGGGCAATTTGGCCGACGAGTTCGGAGACGGTGGTTTATTGGGAGCTTTGAAACGTTCTAGAAAGAGAAAGGACCAGAAGAAGGAGCAAGAGGAAGCTGAACAAGCCgaaaaggctgctgctgacgctgctgctgctgccgtcACTGTCAAGAGtaagaaggagaaggaaaaggagaagaaggagagaGAAAAGGCTAAAAAGAAGGCCCAGGCTGAGCGTAAGAAGactgctcctgctgttgaaaaGAAACCTAAAGCCAGCTCTCCTGGTCCTGAATCGACTACTTCGAGTACGACCTcgtccaccaccaccagctctgCCCCagctaagaagaagaccgGTAAGAGTGCTATTGCAGCAGctcttcaaaaacaaattgcTGCTAGAAAggctgctgaagaggctcAAAAATTGgctgaagaggaagagctGCGAAAGattgaggaggaggagaaACGTCTAGCTGAAGAGGAGAGACTTAGAGAGGAAGCCagacaaaagaagaaggagaaggaaaagGCCAAGCGTGAGGAGCTCAAGGCTGCCGGAAAGTTCTTGACTAAAAAGCAAAAGGAACAGATCGCTTTACAAGAGAAGCGTCGTCAGGATCTGCTTGCTTCAGGTGTCAAGGTCGAGGGTCTTTCGGGAGCTGTTGAAAAGCCTAAGAAGGTTGTATAtggcaagaagaagagcacTAAGAAGTCAGCCATTGAAGGTGTTGCCCAAGAGGCCACTCCTGAGGCTACTCCTGAAGCCACTCCTGAACCAGAATCTGtttctgctactgctactaaAGAAGTCGAGCCTGTTGCCGCTGCTACCCCAGAggttgaagaggaagaggctTTGATTGACGATTGGGAGGCTGCTATTGATTCTGATGGTGAAGTTAAGGATAACTGGGAGGCTTTggacgatgaagaggaagaaaagaaagaggcTGAGGAGGCCAAGGTTGAGGCTGCCAAGACTGAAACCAAGGCTGCTGAAGCTAAGAAGGGtaatgctgctgttaaAGAGAATGGTACTTCTAAGGATGCCGGTGCCAGTGATGCAGCTGCCAAGGCTGCTCACGATGCCGCTGAAGCTGCTCATAATGCTGATGAGGACTCGCTTCAAAAGGCAGTTGCCAAGGCCAGTAAGAGACAAGCTCTTATTAACGAAAAGCGTGAAGAGCGTGAAAGAAAGGCTATAGCCGGAGCATCTGCTTCCAACCTTCGTTCTCCCATTTGCTGTATTCTTGGTCACGTCGATACCGGTAAGACAAAGCTTCTTGACAAGGTTCGTCAAACCAACGTTCAAGAGGGTGAAGCCGGTGGTATTACCCAACAAATCGGTGCTACCTACTTTCCTATCGATGCTATTGAGCAAAAGACTGCTGTTATGAAGCAGTTTGTCAATGTCCAATACAATGTTCCTGGTCTTTTGGTTATTGATACCCCAGGTCACGAGTCTTTCTCTAACTTGCGTTCGCGTGGTTCGTCTCTTTGTAATATTGCTATTTTGGTTGTCGATATCATGCACGGTTTGGAGCCTCAGACTATTGAATCAATCCGTTTGTTGCGTGACAGAAAGACTCCTTTCGTGGTTGCACTTAACAAGATTGATCGTTTGTACGACTGGGAATCGACTCCTAACAACTCATTCAGAGACTCATTTGCCAAGCAAAAGAGATCAGTTAAGAGCGAGTTCCAAGACCGTCTTGAGAAGACCAAGCTTGCATTTGCTGAACAAGGTTTCAACTCTGAACTTTACTTCCAAAATGACAATTTGTCCAAGACTTTGTCTTTGGTTCCTACATCTGCTATCACTGGTGAGGGTATCCCAGATCTTTTGTATCTGCTGTTAGAATTGACTCAATCCAGAATGAGCAAGCAGTTGATGTACTTGTCCCAACTTGAGGCCACTGTTTTGGAAGTCAAGGTCATTGAGGGTCTTGGTACCACTATCGATGTTGTTTTATCCAATGGTATTCTCCGTGAAGGTGACCGTATAGTTTTGTGTGGACAGAATGGACCTATTGCTACAAACGTACGTGCTCTGCTAACGCCTCAACCATTACGAGAATTGCGTCTCAAGTCAGCTTATGTGCATCACAAGGAAGTCAAGGCCGCTCTTGGTGTTAAGATTGCTGCTAATGATTTGGAGCACGCTGTTGCCGGTTCGCGACTTTTGTTGGTTGGTcctgatgacgatgaagaggagCTCATGGACGATGTCATGGACGATTTGACTGGATTGTTGGACTCTGTAGACAAGTCTGGTAGAGGTGTATGTGTCCAAGCATCGACTTTGGGTGCTTTGGAGGCTTTGTTGGATTTCTTGAAGGATATGAAGATTCCTGTCATGTCTATTGCCATTGGTCCTGTTTACAAGCGTGATGTTATGCGTGCCACTACCATGCTTGAAAAGGCCAAGGAATATGCTCTCATGTTATGTTTCGATGTAAAGATTGACAAGGAAGCTCAACAATATGCTGATGAGCAAGGAATCAAGATTTTCACTGCCGATATTATCTATCACTTGTTCGACGACTTTACTAAATACCAAAAGGAGTTGCTCGATCAGAGAAAGAAGGATCACATGCACGAGGCTATCTACCCATGTATTTTGAAAACCATCCAGGTCATCAACAATAGACACCCTATGATTGTgggtgttgatgttgttgagggAAGTATACGTGTTGGTACTCCTATTTCGGTTGTTAAGACCGATCCTGTCACGAACCAGAAGAATATTGTCAACCTTGGCACCGTGCAGTCGCTTGAGGTCAACCACAAGACTGTCGACATTGTGCGCAAGGGTCAAACCAATGCTGGTGTGGCTGTCAGACTTGAGGCTCCTTCTGGTATTCCCCCTACCTGGGGCCGTCACATGGACGAATCTGACCCTCTGTACTCTCACATCACCAGAAAGTCGATCGACATGCTCAAAGACCCTGCCTTCAGAAATGATGTGCCTCGTGAGGACTGGCTCCTTATCAAGCACCTCAAACcattttttgatatcaaataA
- the RBG1 gene encoding GTP-binding protein RBG1, with protein sequence MAKTQKNKATSFHLGQLKAKLAKLKRELLAGPSGSGGGAGGVGFDVARTGVASVGYIGFPSVGKSTLLSKITGTHSESAAYEFTTLTTVPGVIQYRGAKIQMLDLPGIIEGAKDGKGRGKQVIAVARTCNLIFIVLDVNKPLQHKQVIERELEGFGIRINKEPPNIVFRKKDKGGINITNTVPLTKLDYDEIRAVMSEYRISSADIAFRCDASVDDLIDILEAPNRRYIPVVYVLNKIDSISIEELDLLFRIPNAVPISSENGWNLDELLEVMWDKLNLVRVYTKPKGQQPDYEQPIVLRQNRCSVEDFCNSIHKSLVDEFKNAVVYGRSVKHQPQHVGLSHVLMDEDVVTILKK encoded by the coding sequence ATGGCCAAgacccaaaaaaacaaggcCACCTCGTTCCACTTGGGTCAGTTAAAGGCCAAGCTTGCCAAGCTGAAGCGTGAGCTGTTAGCCGGTCCCAGTGGAagtggaggtggtgctggtggtgtagGTTTTGATGTTGCTAGAACAGGTGTTGCTTCAGTTGGATATATCGGATTTCCATCAGTAGGAAAGTCGACCCTGCTGAGTAAAATTACCGGTACTCATAGTGAGTCTGCAGCCTACGAGTTCACTACATTGACAACAGTTCCTGGTGTGATTCAGTACCGTGGTGCCAAGATCCAGATGCTTGATTTGCCTGGTATTATTGAAGGTGCTAAAGATGGTAAGGGTCGTGGTAAACAGGTCATCGCCGTCGCCCGTACCTGTAACTTGATATTTATCGTATTGGACGTTAATAAACCATTACAGCATAAACAGGTGATTGAACGAGAATTAGAAGGATTCGGAATCAGAATTAATAAAGAACCACCAAACATCGTTTTCCGTAAGAAGGATAAGGGCGGTATTAATATCACCAACACTGTTCCACTCACAAAACTCGATTACGACGAAATTAGAGCTGTCATGTCGGAATATCGCATTTCCTCAGCTGATATCGCTTTCCGATGTGATGCTTCTGTAGACGATctgattgatattcttgaagCTCCTAATAGAAGATACATTCCTGTGGTGTATGTTCTGAACAAGATCGACTCCATCTCTATTGAAGAGCTGGACCTGTTATTTCGTATTCCCAATGCTGTACCTATTTCATCTGAAAACGGATGGAATCTGGACGAACTGCTCGAAGTTATGTGGGATAAATTGAATCTCGTCAGAGTATACACCAAACCTAAAGGCCAACAACCCGATTATGAACAGCCTATTGTATTGCGTCAAAACAGATGCAGTGTCGAAGACTTCTGTAACTCCATCCACAAATCACTCGTCGACGAGTTCAAGAACGCCGTCGTCTACGGTCGTAGTGTCAAGCACCAGCCTCAGCACGTGGGTCTCAGCCATGTTCTCATGGACGAAGACGTTGTCACCATCCTCAAAAAGTAA
- the XYL2 gene encoding D-xylulose reductase XYL2 (Xylitol dehydrogenase; converts xylitol to D-xylulose; expression induced by xylose, even though this pentose sugar is not well utilized by S. cerevisiae; null mutant has cell wall defect; GO_component: GO:0005575 - cellular_component [Evidence ND]; GO_function: GO:0046526 - D-xylulose reductase activity [Evidence IEA]; GO_function: GO:0046526 - D-xylulose reductase activity [Evidence IDA] [PMID 10486580]; GO_function: GO:0046872 - metal ion binding [Evidence IEA]; GO_function: GO:0016491 - oxidoreductase activity [Evidence IEA,IEA]; GO_function: GO:0008270 - zinc ion binding [Evidence IEA]; GO_process: GO:0042732 - D-xylose metabolic process [Evidence IEA]; GO_process: GO:0019569 - L-arabinose catabolic process to xylulose 5-phosphate [Evidence IEA]; GO_process: GO:0005975 - carbohydrate metabolic process [Evidence IEA]; GO_process: GO:0055114 - oxidation-reduction process [Evidence IEA,IEA]; GO_process: GO:0005999 - xylulose biosynthetic process [Evidence IDA,IEP] [PMID 10486580]) has translation MTVSSIKASVLYKEHEIGLETRDIEAPGTGEVQVQVKCTTLCGSDLHYYKHGRNGDFKVRQPLSLGHESAGIVTAVGPNVTNLKVGDKVALEVGQPCGDCKFCKSGKYNLCGNMKFRSSAKSFPHFQGTLQERINCSASWCYKLPESIPLEQGALLEPLAVALNAGTKARVFPGASVLIIGAGAIGLLCAAVAKISGATTIVIYDISQKRVDFALENGLATHGHVVIPKRGETIEEKLEIAQTIADDLLSINPDKGVPFDITFECTGVEQGVQAGLYATIAGGRFVFVGMGTPIQTLHLGPALIKEINMIGVFRYANNYAAGVKLLEAGAIPAIDKIITHKVKGLENVTEAFDIASKPQDSDGNLVIKVAIFA, from the coding sequence ATGACTGTCAGCTCAATTAAAGCCAGTGTCCTGTATAAGGAGCATGAAATTGGTCTCGAAACTAGAGATATCGAAGCCCCTGGTACTGGTGAAGTCCAGGTTCAAGTAAAGTGCACAACTCTTTGCGGATCTGATTTACATTACTATAAGCATGGTAGAAATGGAGATTTTAAGGTTCGTCAACCACTTTCTTTAGGACATGAATCAGCTGGTATCGTGACAGCAGTGGGACCAAATGTTACAAATCTCAAGGTCGGTGACAAAGTCGCTCTTGAAGTTGGTCAACCATGTGGTGATTGTAAATTTTGCAAGAGTGGTAAATATAACCTTTGTGGAAATATGAAGTTCAGATCAAGTGCCAAATCATTCCCCCATTTCCAAGGAACTTTGCAGGAGAGAATCAACTGCTCGGCGTCATGGTGTTATAAGTTACCTGAATCCATTCCTCTTGAACAGGGTGCATTATTAGAACCTCTTGCAGTCGCCCTTAATGCCGGAACTAAAGCCCGAGTTTTCCCCGGTGCATCTGTTTTAattattggtgctggtgctattgGCTTGCTCTGTGCTGCTGTCGCCAAGATCAGTGGTGCTACGACTATCGTGATTTACGACATCTCCCAGAAGAGAGTTGATTTTGCTCTTGAGAATGGATTAGCAACTCACGGCCATGTTGTTATTCCTAAGAGAGGTGAAACTATCGAAGAGAAGCTTGAAATTGCACAAACCATTGCTGATGACCTACTAAGCATTAATCCTGACAAGGGAGTTCCATTTGACATCACATTCGAATGTACCGGTGTTGAGCAAGGTGTTCAAGCTGGTCTTTATGCCACCATTGCTGGTGGACGCTTTGTGTTTGTTGGAATGGGCACTCCTATTCAAACTTTGCACCTGGGACCTGCCTTaataaaagaaatcaacatGATCGGAGTCTTCCGATACGCCAATAATTATGCTGCCGGTGTCAAGCTTCTAGAGGCTGGGGCCATTCCCGCTATTGACAAAATCATTACCCATAAAGTGAAGGGTCTTGAAAACGTCACTGAGGCATTTGATATTGCCTCGAAACCACAGGATAGCGATGGCAACCTTGTCATTAAAGTGGCTATTTTTGCgtaa
- a CDS encoding phosphatidylinositol-4-phosphate 5-kinase its3 — MGSFGQLDSTFRFPLEQGEFESQRPVRKFPRRPVLNDARRPGSGTYYGNLGEIENRRPARRSAFAYHKTIQVPIAYDFSVESNNPLAVSTQVVEDDEETDCEELLLNFAPDDYSGSRDSKGFLCGEVPTLLPDDPLFTGIPDCAKEDDDAYLNRVFINASDDIETINSMNAPDASIGSVELVECALTRVDKSFENLGIIIEEILFDMPEKASKMASLKSKLAFGKRPSISGSTLFTGILTGLCSNPPLYAPGVPHTSIYEVKKYQLQSGAILGVHSPVVYNQIRAVCGVDHDELMSSFDLQSLDAAITERTGSEFVTPDGKFNIKTLKRKEYQMISDSKFLDDYYTHVRDLLTRLPPYLGHYTIWENGKETHFVVTKSLVDKNNDTLFKLKASTDGDLNRFPRVVIKDLNHLNDKYFHLPENVRDHIIGQVRTDAKMLKRHNILDYSLLVGLECDPLTGEETSSVGLSIALCPSSRVKRVVGSIRSLISGHSTFKDLRQSASVNGPGRPVATHC, encoded by the coding sequence ATGGGCAGTTTTGGTCAACTTGATTCCACCTTTCGCTTCCCTCTTGAGCAGGGTGAGTTTGAGTCTCAAAGACCGGTTCGCAAGTTTCCTCGTCGCCCTGTTTTGAATGACGCTCGCCGTCCTGGTTCTGGGACTTATTATGGTAACTTGGGAGAGATAGAGAACCGTCGTCCTGCTAGAcgttctgcttttgcttatcACAAGACTATTCAAGTTCCTATTGCTTATGACTTTTCCGTTGAATCAAACAATCCCCTCGCAGTATCCACCCAGGTTgtcgaagatgatgaggagaCTGATTGTGAAGAGCTTTTGTTGAACTTTGCTCCTGATGATTATTCCGGGTCTAGAGACTCTAAAGGCTTCCTTTGTGGTGAGGTGCCTACTTTGCTTCCTGATGATCCATTGTTTACTGGTATCCCTGATTGTGCtaaagaagacgatgacgcTTATTTAAACCGTGTGTTTATTAATGCCTCAGACGACATTGAAACTATTAATTCTATGAATGCTCCTGATGCCTCAATTGGTTCAGTTGAGCTTGTCGAATGTGCTCTTACCAGGGTCGACAAAAGTTTCGAGAACTTGGGAATTATTATTGAAGAGATATTATTTGATATGCCAGAGAAAGCATCCAAAATGGCTTCTCTTAAATCCAAGTTGGCATTTGGCAAACGCCCCTCTATTTCTGGATCCACTCTATTTACTGGAATCCTTACTGGTCTTTGTTCCAACCCTCCATTGTATGCTCCTGGAGTACCTCATACTTCCATCTATGAAGTTAAGAAGTACCAACTTCAGAGTGGTGCCATTCTTGGAGTTCATTCGCCCGTTGTTTACAATCAAATCCGGGCCGTCTGTGGAGTTGACCACGACGAATTGATGAGTTCATTTGATTTACAGTCTTtggatgctgctattaccGAGAGAACTGGCTCCGAATTTGTTACTCCTGATGGGAAATTCAATATTAAGACGCTCAAGCGCAAGGAGTACCAGATGATCTCTGATTCTAAGTTTCTAGATGACTACTACACCCATGTCAGAGACTTATTGACACGACTTCCTCCCTACCTGGGACACTACACTATTTGGGAGAATGGAAAGGAAACACATTTTGTTGTGACGAAAAGTTTAGTTGACAAGAACAATGACACTCTGTTCAAACTCAAGGCATCGACTGATGGCGACCTTAATAGATTCCCTCGTGTGGTTATCAAGGATCTCAATCACCTCAACGACAAGTATTTTCATTTGCCAGAGAATGTGCGAGACCATATCATTGGTCAGGTTAGAACCGATGCCAAGATGTTAAAGAGGCACAATATTCTGGATTATTCATTATTGGTTGGGCTTGAGTGTGACCCTCTTACTGGTGAAGAAACATCCTCAGTTGGCCTTAGTATTGCCCTCTGCCCCTCTAGTCGGGTCAAGAGAGTGGTTGGTAGTATCAGATCACTAATTTCTGGACACTCCACTTTCAAGGATCTTCGCCAGTCTGCCTCGGTCAATGGACCGGGCAGACCTGTGGCCACACACTGTTGA
- the SPS19 gene encoding Sps19p (Peroxisomal 2,4-dienoyl-CoA reductase; auxiliary enzyme of fatty acid beta-oxidation; homodimeric enzyme required for growth and sporulation on petroselineate medium; expression induced during late sporulation and in the presence of oleate; GO_component: GO:0005782 - peroxisomal matrix [Evidence IDA] [PMID 9268358]; GO_component: GO:0005777 - peroxisome [Evidence IEA,IEA]; GO_function: GO:0008670 - 2,4-dienoyl-CoA reductase (NADPH) activity [Evidence IEA]; GO_function: GO:0008670 - 2,4-dienoyl-CoA reductase (NADPH) activity [Evidence IDA,ISS] [PMID 9268358]; GO_function: GO:0016491 - oxidoreductase activity [Evidence IEA]; GO_process: GO:0030437 - ascospore formation [Evidence IEP,IMP] [PMID 7969036]; GO_process: GO:0009062 - fatty acid catabolic process [Evidence IDA,ISS] [PMID 9268358]; GO_process: GO:0055114 - oxidation-reduction process [Evidence IEA]; GO_process: GO:0030435 - sporulation resulting in formation of a cellular spore [Evidence IEA]) gives MSSVFSLKGKVALVTGGTRGIGATMATALAEHGADVVLVQRDTTNDSTKLAIEKLGCKAHIITADLSDKEDVSTIVKRTLEVVPTIDILLNCAGIQRRHKAEQFPDNDWDEVIQVNLSTVFRLARDVGAHYLTKQPDSAGVRGKIINVASLLTYQGGITVPAYAASKGGVGQLTKALSNEWASKGINVNAIAPGYINTDMNEALIADPTRSRQILERIPANRWGKPEDFIGPVVFLASNASNYVSGEILVVDGGWMGR, from the coding sequence ATGTCTAGCGTGTTTTCACTGAAGGGGAAAGTGGCTTTGGTCACTGGTGGTACCCGTGGTATTGGTGCAACTATGGCCACTGCTCTGGCTGAGCATGGCGCTGATGTGGTGTTGGTGCAAAGAGATACAACCAATGATTCTACCAAACTAGCAATTGAAAAGCTGGGGTGCAAAGCTCATATCATTACTGCTGACCTGTCAGATAAAGAAGATGTATCAACTATTGTCAAGAGAACTCTAGAAGTGGTTCCCACTATTGACATTCTCCTGAACTGTGCTGGTATTCAAAGAAGACACAAGGCAGAGCAATTTCCAGATAATGATTGGGATGAGGTGATTCAAGTTAACCTCTCTACTGTATTTAGACTTGCCCGTGATGTCGGTGCTCATTACTTGACCAAACAGCCTGATTCTGCTGGCGTTCGTGGAAAAATCATTAACGTTGCATCACTTCTGACTTACCAAGGAGGAATCACTGTTCCTGCATATGCCGCTTCAAAGGGAGGTGTCGGCCAACTCACTAAAGCCCTGTCAAATGAGTGGGCTTCTAAAGGTATCAATGTTAATGCCATTGCTCCTGGTTATATTAACACTGACATGAACGAAGCCTTAATTGCTGATCCTACTCGTAGTCGTCAGATCTTGGAACGAATTCCTGCAAATCGCTGGGGAAAACCTGAAGATTTCATCGGTCCTGTGGTTTTCTTGGCTTCAAATGCATCAAATTATGTCAGCGGGGAGATTCTAGTTGTCGATGGAGGTT